The proteins below come from a single Leptotrichia sp. oral taxon 223 genomic window:
- the map gene encoding type I methionyl aminopeptidase yields the protein MIIYKTLDEIKKIKKANEIIARLFEDVLPKHVKAGVSTYELDKIAEDYIRSQGAIPGTKGYDVGRPYPPYPAATCISVNEVVVHGIPSKKQILKEGDILTVDTVTVLDGYFGDAAITYAVGEIDETSKKLMEVTEKARDIGIEAAHAGNRIGDIGHAIQEYVESFGFSLVRDFAGHGVGKEMHEDPIIPNYGKAGTGAKIEDGMVITVEPMVNVGTYKVKILSDMWTAVTKDGKRSAQYEHSLAIIDGKPVILSVRD from the coding sequence ATGATAATTTATAAAACATTGGATGAAATAAAGAAAATAAAAAAAGCTAATGAAATAATTGCAAGACTTTTTGAAGATGTATTGCCAAAGCATGTAAAAGCTGGAGTTAGCACATACGAACTGGATAAAATTGCTGAAGATTACATTAGAAGCCAAGGTGCCATCCCTGGTACAAAAGGTTACGATGTAGGACGTCCGTATCCTCCTTACCCGGCTGCAACTTGTATCTCTGTAAATGAAGTCGTAGTACACGGCATTCCAAGTAAAAAGCAAATACTAAAAGAAGGGGATATTTTGACAGTCGATACAGTTACAGTGCTTGACGGATATTTTGGTGATGCAGCAATTACTTATGCTGTGGGGGAAATTGATGAAACTTCTAAAAAATTGATGGAAGTTACTGAAAAGGCAAGAGATATAGGAATTGAGGCGGCACATGCCGGAAACAGAATTGGTGATATTGGGCATGCCATTCAGGAATATGTCGAAAGTTTTGGATTCTCGCTTGTAAGGGATTTTGCAGGACATGGAGTAGGAAAGGAAATGCACGAAGATCCGATTATTCCAAATTATGGAAAAGCTGGAACAGGGGCTAAAATCGAAGATGGAATGGTAATTACAGTTGAACCGATGGTAAATGTCGGAACTTATAAAGTTAAAATCTTATCTGATATGTGGACTGCGGTTACTAAAGATGGAAAACGTTCAGCACAATATGAACATAGCCTTGCCATTATTGACGGGAAGCCTGTAATCTTGAGTGTAAGGGATTAA
- a CDS encoding DUF1304 domain-containing protein, with protein sequence MSILAFILILFVAIEHYYILILEMYFNESETVQRNFGLDSKFLKDERVKKMMANQGLYNSFLASGLIWSLIETGEFQIQIAVFFLICIICAAIYGSVTVSKKIFLVQGLPALMAVISLLLPLIVS encoded by the coding sequence TTGAGCATACTGGCATTCATATTAATATTATTCGTGGCAATTGAGCATTACTACATATTAATTCTTGAAATGTATTTCAATGAAAGCGAAACTGTACAACGAAATTTTGGACTTGATTCAAAATTCTTAAAAGATGAACGTGTAAAAAAAATGATGGCAAATCAAGGATTATACAACAGCTTTCTTGCCTCAGGATTAATATGGAGTTTAATCGAAACTGGAGAATTTCAAATTCAAATTGCAGTTTTCTTCCTGATTTGTATTATCTGTGCGGCTATTTACGGTTCTGTCACAGTTTCCAAAAAAATATTTTTAGTGCAGGGATTACCTGCTTTGATGGCTGTTATTTCGTTATTATTGCCATTAATAGTTTCATAA
- the der gene encoding ribosome biogenesis GTPase Der translates to MKHTVAIVGRPNVGKSTLFNKLVGDRLSIVKDEPGVTRDRLYREMEWSGKEFILVDTGGLEPRTEDFMMGKIKQQAQVAIDEADVIIFLVDGKAGITGLDEDVATVLRRQDKKVVVAVNKIDNYMRDQENIFEFYGLGFEEVIGISGEHKTNLGDLLDAVINKFEDKKIKQTENGLNIAILGRPNAGKSSLVNKLLNEERSIVSDIAGTTRDTIDSNLKYNGETYTLIDTAGIRRKSKVDDDVEYYSVLRAIKAIKRADVCVLMLDATELLTDQDKRIAGMIYEERKPIIIAVNKWDLIEKNNNSVKEFTALVKADLAFLDYAPIVTISALTGKRTLNILEQAKFINEEYHKKITTGLLNQILAEMTAQNPVPTRKGRAVKINYATQVSQAPPKFVFFANNPELIHFSYQRYIENKLREYFGFEGCPINIVFNRKNEKSFG, encoded by the coding sequence ATGAAACATACAGTAGCAATTGTTGGTAGGCCTAATGTAGGGAAATCAACATTATTTAATAAGCTAGTGGGCGACAGGCTGTCTATCGTAAAGGATGAGCCAGGAGTTACAAGGGACAGGCTATACCGTGAGATGGAGTGGAGCGGAAAAGAGTTCATCTTAGTGGATACAGGAGGACTTGAGCCGAGAACAGAAGATTTTATGATGGGAAAGATTAAGCAGCAGGCGCAGGTTGCAATTGATGAGGCGGACGTAATTATATTTCTGGTGGATGGAAAAGCTGGGATTACTGGACTTGACGAGGATGTGGCAACGGTGCTTAGAAGGCAGGATAAAAAGGTTGTCGTGGCTGTAAACAAGATTGACAATTATATGCGTGATCAGGAAAATATTTTTGAGTTTTACGGACTAGGATTTGAGGAAGTTATTGGAATTTCTGGAGAACATAAGACAAATCTGGGGGATTTGCTGGACGCTGTAATTAATAAATTTGAGGACAAGAAAATAAAGCAAACTGAAAATGGGCTTAACATTGCAATTCTTGGAAGGCCAAACGCAGGGAAATCTTCGCTTGTAAATAAACTTCTGAATGAAGAGCGTTCAATCGTAAGCGATATTGCGGGAACAACTAGGGATACGATTGATTCAAACTTGAAATATAACGGGGAAACTTATACATTAATTGACACAGCGGGAATACGTAGAAAATCAAAAGTGGATGACGATGTTGAGTATTACAGCGTGCTGCGTGCGATAAAGGCGATAAAAAGAGCAGATGTGTGCGTGCTGATGCTAGATGCAACAGAACTTTTAACAGATCAGGATAAGAGAATCGCAGGAATGATTTATGAGGAAAGAAAGCCTATTATCATTGCTGTGAACAAATGGGATCTGATTGAAAAGAATAATAACAGCGTGAAGGAATTTACGGCTCTAGTAAAGGCGGACTTGGCATTTCTGGACTACGCTCCGATTGTTACAATTTCCGCATTGACTGGAAAAAGAACACTAAATATACTGGAGCAGGCTAAATTTATTAACGAGGAATACCATAAAAAGATAACAACTGGACTATTGAATCAGATTTTGGCAGAAATGACAGCACAGAATCCAGTGCCTACAAGAAAAGGGCGGGCAGTAAAAATAAACTATGCAACGCAGGTAAGTCAGGCACCGCCAAAATTTGTATTTTTTGCCAACAATCCAGAATTGATACATTTTTCTTACCAAAGATATATTGAAAATAAATTAAGGGAATATTTTGGATTTGAAGGATGTCCGATTAATATTGTGTTTAACAGGAAAAATGAAAAATCCTTTGGATAG
- a CDS encoding AI-2E family transporter, with protein sequence MKFYDEEKLLKLRNILIVAVLMLLTILLFFRVYDNFAKPIRLVTSTIFPFILSFIIVYCLMPFIDMISEKDRNRSFLKSSKLDELERVEKMNISNSERRKKIELFNEISHKDKKKGFYLNRTFAILLVLSIFFVIFLYIVLTIVPIFTKQVSSLIDFLLKNQEKLQNNFFGFLESNSIDLRSSIMSSKDIIVTNVIKVLGSSFSLISSTFSLLFMTPIFTIMLIFSYDNIENGVKRILRNMDREDLIVLIKHMDETIGKYILVTALDSMIVGVVSFIIFYFLKMDYSLLFSVIVGFGNVIPFIGPFIGLIPAILYAFTKSFKLVILIVVMITIVQTVEANIVKPWLTGKSVEMHPITTLLVVLVGGALFGIGGAFVAIPVYIIIKLTWLFCWEKYITKDK encoded by the coding sequence ATGAAATTTTATGATGAGGAAAAGCTGTTAAAATTAAGAAATATTTTAATTGTGGCAGTGCTGATGCTTTTGACAATTTTGCTGTTTTTTAGAGTTTATGACAATTTTGCAAAACCCATAAGGCTTGTGACAAGTACCATTTTTCCATTTATTCTCTCGTTTATAATTGTGTATTGCCTTATGCCTTTTATCGATATGATAAGTGAAAAGGATAGAAACAGGAGCTTTTTAAAGAGCAGCAAGCTTGACGAGCTGGAAAGAGTGGAAAAAATGAACATAAGTAATTCTGAACGAAGAAAAAAAATAGAGCTGTTTAATGAAATTTCACATAAAGATAAGAAAAAAGGATTTTATCTGAACCGCACATTTGCAATTTTGCTTGTACTGTCTATATTCTTTGTGATTTTTCTTTATATAGTCTTGACAATTGTGCCGATATTTACAAAGCAGGTATCAAGCCTTATCGACTTTCTGCTAAAAAATCAGGAAAAACTTCAAAACAACTTTTTTGGATTTCTTGAAAGTAATAGCATTGATTTGAGAAGTTCCATAATGAGTTCTAAGGACATAATTGTAACGAATGTAATAAAAGTGCTAGGTTCAAGTTTTTCATTAATAAGCAGCACATTCAGCTTATTGTTTATGACACCTATTTTCACAATAATGCTGATTTTCAGTTATGATAACATTGAAAATGGGGTTAAACGGATTTTGCGGAATATGGACAGGGAGGATTTGATAGTCCTTATAAAGCATATGGATGAAACTATTGGGAAATATATCCTTGTAACAGCTCTGGACAGTATGATAGTTGGAGTTGTATCGTTTATAATTTTTTATTTTCTGAAAATGGATTACAGCCTTCTTTTTTCAGTAATTGTAGGGTTTGGAAACGTGATTCCGTTTATAGGGCCCTTTATTGGGCTGATTCCAGCGATACTGTATGCTTTTACAAAGTCGTTCAAGCTTGTGATTTTAATAGTAGTCATGATTACCATTGTACAGACGGTAGAAGCAAACATCGTAAAACCGTGGCTTACAGGAAAATCTGTGGAAATGCACCCGATTACGACTCTTCTGGTAGTTCTCGTTGGAGGGGCGTTATTTGGAATTGGAGGTGCTTTTGTCGCTATTCCTGTGTATATTATTATTAAACTCACATGGCTATTTTGCTGGGAAAAATATATAACAAAAGATAAATAG
- a CDS encoding MarR family winged helix-turn-helix transcriptional regulator: protein MNKGKMEIQKCIYFTISKMFRMVNKIAEESFEKMDIYPTHGFLMIILKEEKKGLTVNEISETLAIAPSTVTRFVDKLISKGYVKREKAGKNSFTKITEEGLKIIPDIYKAWHGISEKIAEIVGNDEYLRKTGEDFKEFADVIGKDKKYDQVCEDFDFWII from the coding sequence ATGAATAAAGGGAAAATGGAAATTCAAAAATGTATTTACTTTACAATTTCAAAAATGTTTAGGATGGTTAATAAAATAGCAGAAGAATCGTTTGAAAAAATGGATATTTATCCAACGCATGGGTTTCTTATGATTATACTGAAAGAGGAGAAAAAAGGGCTTACAGTAAACGAAATATCAGAAACTCTGGCAATAGCTCCTTCAACAGTTACAAGGTTTGTCGACAAATTAATTTCAAAAGGGTATGTAAAAAGGGAAAAGGCTGGGAAAAATTCCTTTACAAAAATAACTGAGGAAGGTTTAAAAATTATACCTGACATTTATAAGGCATGGCACGGAATTTCAGAAAAAATTGCAGAAATTGTGGGAAATGACGAATATTTGAGAAAAACAGGAGAAGATTTTAAAGAGTTTGCGGACGTAATAGGAAAAGATAAGAAATATGATCAAGTTTGTGAGGATTTTGACTTTTGGATCATTTAA
- a CDS encoding TrkH family potassium uptake protein has protein sequence MLVKRKKISPYTIILVSFIIIILIGGFLLSSPIAIENGQRTNLLEGMFTATSAVCVTGLTVNDVSKVYNLFGKTVIMVLIQLGGIGIITFSTVVVAMISKKVGYFAKKLIQEDINTNTTFEIQKFVKKVLITVFIIEIIGAAILFLKFIKIFDYKTAAYYAIFHSISAFCNAGFALFSNNLSDFKNSIIINTVIPILIFLGGIGFAAILNIYQYFLKKDKRLTATTRIAVKMSIFLIIFGTVLTFILEYSNSKTLGTLPFFEKIGAAFFQSVTTRTAGFNTISIAELREPTVFLFVVLMFIGASPGSTGGGIKTTTAGLILLGIAATIKNKEYLEYKKRRISWKIYNKAMVIVFISIMYVVVILFLLIWLEDRRVIELGFELVSAFGTVGLSRDLTPQLSSISKLLIMITMFVGRVGPLTITLALSRSKNTKGRYVYPKEDILIG, from the coding sequence ATGTTAGTAAAACGAAAGAAAATTTCCCCTTATACCATAATCTTAGTATCATTTATAATAATTATATTAATAGGCGGCTTTTTGCTTTCTTCGCCAATTGCAATAGAAAATGGACAAAGGACAAATTTACTTGAAGGCATGTTTACAGCGACATCGGCTGTCTGTGTAACAGGACTTACAGTAAATGACGTAAGCAAGGTTTATAATTTATTTGGCAAAACAGTTATTATGGTATTAATTCAGCTTGGCGGGATTGGAATTATCACGTTCTCAACAGTAGTTGTAGCAATGATTTCAAAAAAAGTTGGATATTTTGCTAAAAAGCTGATACAGGAAGACATAAATACAAATACAACATTTGAAATACAAAAATTTGTAAAAAAAGTCCTGATTACAGTTTTTATAATAGAAATTATCGGGGCTGCAATATTATTTTTAAAATTTATAAAAATATTTGATTATAAGACAGCGGCTTATTATGCTATATTTCATTCTATTTCTGCATTTTGTAATGCCGGGTTTGCATTATTTTCAAATAATTTAAGTGATTTTAAAAACAGCATAATAATAAACACTGTAATTCCTATCTTAATTTTTTTAGGTGGAATAGGTTTTGCAGCAATTCTTAATATTTATCAATATTTTCTAAAAAAAGACAAAAGGCTTACCGCAACAACAAGAATAGCTGTAAAAATGTCAATCTTTCTAATAATATTCGGGACAGTTCTAACATTTATTCTAGAGTATTCAAACAGTAAAACATTAGGTACATTGCCATTTTTTGAAAAAATAGGAGCAGCCTTTTTTCAAAGCGTAACAACAAGAACAGCTGGTTTCAATACAATTTCCATAGCTGAATTGCGGGAACCTACAGTTTTTTTGTTTGTAGTGCTAATGTTTATTGGAGCTTCACCTGGCTCAACAGGTGGTGGAATAAAGACTACTACAGCTGGACTGATACTTTTGGGAATAGCTGCAACTATTAAAAATAAAGAATATTTGGAATACAAAAAGAGAAGAATTAGCTGGAAAATATACAATAAGGCTATGGTTATTGTTTTTATATCAATTATGTATGTTGTTGTAATATTATTTCTATTAATCTGGCTGGAAGACAGAAGGGTGATAGAATTAGGATTTGAACTGGTGTCTGCTTTTGGAACGGTGGGACTGTCACGGGATTTAACACCGCAATTATCGAGCATTTCTAAACTGTTGATCATGATTACAATGTTTGTTGGAAGAGTTGGCCCTCTGACAATAACACTGGCATTGTCCAGAAGTAAAAATACGAAAGGCAGATATGTTTATCCAAAAGAAGATATTCTGATAGGATAA
- a CDS encoding TrkA family potassium uptake protein, producing MAGYLVIGLGTFGRSVAQTLYENGKMVLAIDQRDERVQKVIDDEIVSDAITLDVTDENSIKKVINDDFDTAFVCIGDNTQSSVFVTVILKEMGIKTIICKAKNELQGKILKKIGATSVVYPEETMAKETALGVIRPNITEHFKFSEKYRVFEIKAPKDFNGKNLIELNLRNKYEMNIIGIKDEKELNIMPLPNTIIRENNVLLVIANIEKMTLFGKKYVL from the coding sequence ATGGCAGGATATTTAGTAATCGGACTTGGAACATTCGGCAGAAGTGTAGCTCAGACATTATATGAAAATGGTAAAATGGTTCTGGCAATAGATCAAAGGGATGAACGTGTACAAAAGGTAATTGATGATGAAATCGTAAGCGATGCAATCACATTGGATGTAACAGATGAAAATTCAATCAAGAAAGTGATAAATGATGACTTTGACACTGCTTTTGTCTGCATTGGAGACAATACCCAGTCCAGTGTATTTGTTACTGTGATTTTAAAGGAAATGGGAATAAAAACTATCATTTGTAAGGCAAAAAATGAATTACAGGGGAAAATTTTAAAAAAGATTGGTGCAACTTCCGTTGTTTATCCAGAAGAAACGATGGCCAAGGAAACAGCACTTGGGGTAATAAGGCCCAATATAACGGAACATTTTAAATTTTCAGAAAAATATAGAGTATTTGAAATAAAAGCGCCGAAGGATTTTAATGGAAAAAATCTTATAGAATTAAATTTGAGAAATAAATATGAAATGAATATTATTGGAATAAAAGATGAAAAAGAATTAAATATTATGCCGCTTCCAAATACTATAATAAGAGAGAATAATGTACTGTTAGTTATCGCAAACATAGAGAAAATGACATTATTTGGAAAAAAATATGTTTTATAA
- a CDS encoding LPS-assembly protein LptD translates to MKRMRYKVLFILLFYIILFGKMNAAGQVIELETEKSTINLETEEINTEGNVTVKYGDYTINADKLKKIANKNILSGSGNVEFIQGSQIIKADNLIFDMDTKLAKIFNSESYDSNVKLRYGGEETLAEGNKLIFIKNGWFTTSPYENPSYKINADELEIYPNRKAIARNIGFFAGGKTWFKLPYYVTSLKPASQRATLFPYVGMDSDRGLFGIMGFDYDLGPLAQGFVDFELSTKKKLALKFSNDYAFWGNNSGNIFVNRVVVPIGNHKKEWDFKWNHKVKNIPKKAKEDRKFYDAGYGIWNLNYQNITTNLMYAINGNELKDDYTDFVDKYSHIGFWDFNINQELGQNGEFNAKYYWTQDKHALKALTEINDKIMEDDNLDPRRTDVDLYKSIKYTNGNTNVAITVDNEDFRDINPGYVGDLNSYRKKRSYGIDFRGPKIKFDYLNSDKDEYGELLGMRDRGDDKTIHWVQNIAYDKRKEWGLTFGNYYPFRESDFFGYKPKTAYQNLTNTLYFGAQVKQVNVQKKEYEYDYTRDNENYNSLFLNSATTDESRIYKVFQDNETIRRPKKIIYEKYRSQRFNVGNDRIDIPIKNSFIGYNLAFENRDYSSLGVPEFRNGRKVEDSSSETGYKVARDASGEIIRQSPSMRIFTLDTRLFTTFFDNTSKKNNKYDVKVTNDATVTFQKTTAGSAMYNGFDIVEIPTNALGLRDDFRYQIGNVTFNYNLTMRDDRHFQDDWLKNRYIRNYFKADIANKRFVSFDFSNNEQYEFENFKSERDFNREIQYGYLSDAGDNFLYRFNEKNKQLFPYNTSLGWNQKVYKESLKERTFGINFNEWGFEYTNLINKTNDIYGNTATFGLPALKLKTNYHKLGFVYDTSKMKNKKFESDHYFRINFGFGKKIYRDLNSTPIVTSDDKYIRGNDYTTIGFLYKYENNAKPRYAADLDKKEKEKAREAEIDTTENQITNTAMVRNSNTQEFSINNASKSSIDKILINSDDRLFLSSEEEEAYKSYVEEENYRQNKFSLNDFNAKLQNLRSHKKYFQIGMDMQLDGSDAVNPSGMKGFSRINDLTFKVEAGYLEKMFVRYAFIMERPDRIYRKNPTRNSTYDFRKHEFEGKYMFSNDPDKPWWIGGKIQYVQNGAPKSSDPEIYESSWYARKVNKLTLGMATLTHRFENVEWEIGAGLKWDKPSSKKLGYYPVVSLKFGVTPFPEKNAQFKYSGKGFEFGAGL, encoded by the coding sequence ATGAAAAGAATGAGATATAAAGTATTGTTTATTTTACTGTTTTATATTATACTTTTTGGCAAGATGAACGCTGCTGGACAAGTTATAGAACTGGAAACAGAAAAATCTACAATCAATCTGGAAACAGAAGAAATAAATACCGAAGGTAATGTTACCGTAAAATACGGAGATTATACAATAAATGCGGATAAACTAAAGAAAATTGCCAATAAAAACATTCTTTCAGGATCTGGAAATGTTGAGTTTATTCAAGGTTCTCAAATTATAAAAGCTGATAACCTTATTTTTGATATGGATACAAAATTAGCAAAAATATTTAATTCAGAAAGCTACGATTCAAATGTGAAGTTGCGTTATGGCGGGGAAGAAACGCTGGCTGAAGGAAATAAATTAATTTTTATAAAAAATGGATGGTTTACAACCAGCCCTTATGAAAATCCAAGCTATAAAATAAATGCAGATGAGCTGGAAATTTATCCAAACAGAAAAGCCATTGCAAGAAACATAGGATTTTTTGCAGGAGGAAAAACCTGGTTTAAATTACCGTATTATGTAACTTCATTAAAGCCGGCGTCACAAAGGGCAACATTATTTCCATACGTTGGGATGGACAGTGACAGGGGACTTTTTGGAATTATGGGGTTTGACTATGATTTAGGACCTCTTGCACAGGGATTTGTGGATTTTGAGCTAAGCACAAAGAAAAAGTTGGCATTAAAATTCTCAAATGATTATGCTTTCTGGGGAAACAATTCAGGAAATATATTTGTAAACAGGGTTGTCGTTCCAATTGGAAATCATAAAAAAGAATGGGACTTCAAATGGAATCACAAGGTTAAAAATATTCCTAAAAAAGCTAAGGAAGATAGAAAATTTTATGATGCCGGCTATGGAATCTGGAACTTGAATTATCAAAACATTACAACAAATCTGATGTATGCCATTAACGGAAATGAATTAAAAGATGACTATACAGATTTTGTGGACAAATATAGCCATATTGGATTCTGGGATTTTAATATTAATCAGGAACTTGGGCAAAATGGCGAATTTAATGCAAAATATTACTGGACGCAAGATAAGCATGCCCTTAAAGCCTTGACTGAAATAAATGATAAAATTATGGAAGACGACAATCTGGATCCACGTAGAACTGATGTTGATTTATATAAGAGCATAAAATATACAAATGGAAATACAAATGTTGCAATAACAGTTGACAATGAAGATTTTCGTGATATAAATCCAGGATATGTCGGCGATTTGAACTCTTACAGAAAGAAACGAAGTTATGGAATTGATTTTAGAGGGCCTAAAATAAAGTTTGACTATTTGAATTCTGACAAGGATGAATATGGAGAACTGCTTGGAATGCGTGATCGTGGTGATGATAAGACGATTCATTGGGTACAGAATATTGCGTATGATAAAAGGAAGGAATGGGGCTTAACTTTTGGGAACTATTATCCGTTCAGAGAAAGCGATTTCTTCGGGTATAAGCCTAAAACTGCATATCAGAATTTGACAAATACATTATATTTTGGAGCACAGGTGAAACAAGTTAATGTCCAAAAAAAAGAATATGAATATGACTACACAAGGGATAATGAAAATTACAACTCATTATTCTTAAATTCTGCAACTACTGATGAAAGCCGAATTTATAAAGTGTTTCAAGATAATGAAACAATTCGCCGTCCTAAAAAGATTATTTATGAAAAATATAGATCGCAAAGATTTAACGTAGGAAACGACAGAATTGACATTCCTATAAAAAATTCATTTATCGGGTATAACTTGGCTTTTGAAAATCGTGATTACAGCAGTTTAGGAGTGCCTGAATTTAGAAACGGAAGAAAAGTGGAAGACTCCTCTTCAGAAACAGGCTACAAAGTGGCAAGGGACGCAAGCGGAGAAATTATACGGCAAAGTCCATCAATGAGAATTTTCACTCTTGATACAAGATTATTTACAACGTTTTTCGATAATACATCGAAAAAGAATAATAAATATGATGTAAAAGTTACAAATGATGCAACCGTCACTTTCCAGAAGACAACAGCAGGAAGCGCAATGTATAACGGTTTTGACATTGTGGAAATTCCAACGAATGCACTGGGGCTTAGAGATGATTTTAGATATCAAATTGGAAATGTAACGTTTAACTATAATTTAACTATGAGAGACGACAGGCATTTTCAGGATGACTGGTTGAAGAATAGATACATTAGAAACTATTTTAAGGCTGACATTGCCAATAAAAGATTTGTAAGTTTTGATTTTTCCAATAACGAGCAGTATGAATTTGAAAACTTCAAATCTGAAAGGGATTTTAACAGGGAAATTCAATACGGATACCTGTCTGACGCTGGAGATAACTTTTTATACAGGTTTAATGAAAAGAATAAGCAGCTATTCCCATATAATACAAGCCTTGGATGGAATCAGAAAGTTTATAAGGAATCCTTGAAGGAAAGAACTTTTGGAATTAACTTCAATGAGTGGGGATTTGAATATACAAATCTAATAAATAAGACCAATGATATTTATGGAAATACAGCTACCTTTGGATTACCTGCCTTAAAGTTAAAAACTAACTATCATAAACTGGGATTTGTTTATGATACATCAAAAATGAAAAATAAAAAATTTGAATCAGATCACTATTTTAGAATAAATTTTGGATTTGGTAAAAAGATATACAGGGATCTGAACAGCACTCCGATTGTTACTTCAGATGACAAATATATTCGTGGAAATGACTACACAACGATAGGCTTTCTATATAAATATGAAAATAATGCAAAACCTAGATACGCAGCTGATTTAGATAAAAAAGAAAAAGAAAAGGCTCGAGAAGCTGAAATTGATACAACTGAAAATCAAATAACAAATACAGCTATGGTAAGAAATTCAAATACTCAGGAATTTTCTATTAATAATGCTAGCAAATCTTCAATTGACAAGATTCTGATAAACAGTGATGACAGGTTATTTTTAAGCAGTGAAGAAGAAGAGGCGTATAAGAGCTATGTGGAAGAAGAAAATTATCGTCAAAATAAATTTAGCCTAAATGACTTTAATGCAAAACTGCAAAACCTAAGAAGTCATAAAAAATATTTTCAAATTGGAATGGACATGCAGCTAGATGGCTCCGATGCAGTTAATCCAAGCGGAATGAAAGGGTTTTCCAGAATTAATGATTTAACATTCAAAGTTGAGGCTGGATATTTGGAAAAAATGTTTGTCAGATATGCTTTTATAATGGAGCGGCCTGATAGAATCTATAGAAAAAATCCTACCCGTAACAGTACATATGACTTTAGAAAGCATGAATTTGAAGGAAAGTACATGTTTTCAAATGATCCCGATAAGCCATGGTGGATTGGCGGTAAAATCCAGTATGTGCAAAATGGAGCGCCAAAATCTTCCGATCCAGAAATTTATGAAAGTTCATGGTATGCAAGAAAAGTTAATAAACTAACTTTAGGAATGGCAACTTTGACTCATAGATTTGAAAATGTGGAATGGGAAATTGGAGCAGGACTGAAATGGGATAAGCCAAGCAGCAAAAAGTTAGGTTACTATCCAGTAGTTTCATTAAAATTCGGAGTAACACCATTCCCAGAAAAAAATGCACAGTTTAAATATTCTGGAAAAGGATTTGAATTTGGAGCAGGATTATAA
- a CDS encoding copper homeostasis protein CutC, which yields MRNYILEICVDSVESAINAQRGGAARLELCSNLIIGGTTPTKSLFEEVKKNVDIPVNVLIRPRFGDFLYSDYEVNIIRNEIKMFKELGTDGIVAGILTKNGEIDLYNMKKFVDEAQDTPITFHRAFDVCKNPIEAFYQLQELGIQNILTSGQAQNCLKGKKLLKELVELSNKNNKSKTEILVGAGLNIGNIGEIINFTGATNFHFSAKKIKQSKMEYKKQDVNMGLKEFNEFEILEADERLVKEMTDYLRNL from the coding sequence ATGAGAAATTATATCCTCGAAATATGCGTGGATAGCGTGGAATCAGCAATAAATGCTCAAAGAGGCGGAGCTGCAAGGCTAGAATTATGCAGCAACTTAATAATTGGAGGAACTACGCCTACAAAAAGCCTATTTGAAGAAGTAAAGAAAAATGTGGATATACCAGTAAACGTATTAATACGTCCTCGGTTTGGAGATTTTTTGTACTCAGATTATGAGGTAAATATTATAAGAAATGAAATAAAAATGTTTAAGGAATTGGGAACAGATGGCATAGTTGCAGGAATTTTGACTAAAAATGGGGAAATCGATTTATATAATATGAAAAAATTTGTAGACGAAGCTCAAGATACCCCAATAACATTTCATAGAGCCTTTGACGTGTGCAAAAATCCAATAGAGGCATTTTATCAGCTGCAGGAACTGGGAATTCAAAATATATTAACATCCGGGCAAGCGCAAAATTGTTTAAAAGGCAAAAAATTATTGAAGGAATTAGTTGAGCTTTCAAATAAAAATAACAAAAGTAAAACTGAAATACTTGTCGGGGCAGGATTAAATATTGGAAATATTGGTGAAATAATAAATTTTACAGGGGCAACCAATTTTCATTTTTCCGCCAAAAAAATAAAGCAAAGTAAAATGGAATACAAAAAACAAGATGTAAATATGGGACTAAAAGAATTTAATGAGTTTGAAATTTTAGAAGCAGACGAAAGGCTGGTAAAAGAAATGACTGATTATTTACGAAATTTATAG